ttgcaacatccataaaattggatatagatgaacctggttcatctgttgatcagaagttgtataggggaatgattggttctcttttgtatcttactgctagcagacctgacattgtttttagtgtagggctttgtgctcgattTCAAGCAAATCCAAAGGAATCCCACTTGGCTGCtgtcaagagaatattgagatacttgaaaggcactactgacctTTGCCTtcggtatccaaaaggtagtaacttTAACCTAGTGGTATATGTTGACGCTGACTATACAGGTTTtcttgtggataggaagagcacctcaggtatgacacacttccttggttcatgtcttgtgtcattggctactaaaaagcaaattcagtggccttatctactgctgGAGCTGAGTATGTTGATGTTGCTTCATGATTGTGCTAACGGTTGatggattttggttgatggattttggtattgaagttggttgcatccctattttctgtgataacactagtgctattagtatgactaagaatccgattcatcataagagaactaagcacatagatgttagacaccatttttgagggacaactatgagaaatgcTTGATCACTGTGGAGTTTTGTGCTACTAACAAGCAAATTGTTGACATCTTCACAAAAGCcttaagtagagatcactttgagaggaacaAGTTAAAATTAGGGAtaattaagatcacctaaaaggaccagttcaaggttaaacgaaaaaatgaaaaaaaaatatttggttaGAAAGTTTGTAAATTGTGTATGGTTAGATTAAAtcttgctcagtctcatactttccatagtatactcttgtgccatgtgttaaaatgactcattaatctctaatgatattttctctattttggcaaatttagacttacacaagagaattatcaatgaagaacctggttcatcaagataacacgATATGTTTTCTACACTCTGTATAATTTGAAATACCTATATTTGGATCATGAGCAGATTCCTACCAAATATCAAAGTTCTTGTGAACTTATCCGTTACAAGTGAACCGATTATGTTCAAGACTCCTGACCGTATTAAACTACCTAGATTATTTTAAGTCTGCTACTCAGGGGGAAGAAAGTGGTTCTTCCGAAATTGAACAGGTATCTTCTGATTCTAAAGTTTCTCCTGAGACAATTTCTAAAGCTGCTgtagatttgaaaaaaaaaatgtaggATCTATAGCAGGTGTTGAGACTACAGAATCTGGAGAAATTGGTggtaaaaataacaaaaatggagagcaagggtgctaggagtactgtgaggggaaaggggacAAGAGTGGTTGATTCTTCACCCACTCCTGTGAGCTTAACCAAAGACGCATGTGCAATGGTTGTTTGGGGAGataaacctggttcatctgtagaGGAAACCCTCGCAAGACCTACAGAAGAAAGTGACTGAAAGCTATAATCCAGCTTCTTGATAGAGTTATTAATGGCACCAAAACTCATATCATTCCCTATGGCTTCATTCTCACAACTATGCTTGCACATTTCAATGTACCTATGAAAAGGTGGGAGGTTAGTACAAGCATGGATCAGTTTTGAGTTAATACTCTGCTTGCTTGCAATATGAAGTCAATGTCACTCCTAAAGAAACTAGTTCATCCAAAAAGGAACCAGTGATTAGCAAGGTCAGAGCCTTGGTGCAAGAAAGTGGGGCTAATGATGCTGAGATTGAAAGGTTGAAGAAGAGTTGCATCAGagctctagttatttcttcatctactaactctataaattgaaggatgttctcacattacaagtgttgcacaaaaacgcaaaagttaaacgtgaattgggagcaaaatagcaaggctttttgcaagcagtttgtgtgtgattcaagtgtgcaaatctgaagctacttgaacgagatagaagaaccagttccattgtgttttttcttattctagttaaattgtagtaggtggtttaaagttgtacctttcagctttcatagaagcaattgtattaggtactttgagtgttcaagttataagctaacttgaagttgtcacaatagttgaggttgtgtgccacaacgggattagagttaatccttaggtttacaaagtgtttttgtaaatgttgttttggctcagtgattttagtggaagtttgggaaaatcctactgagtagtaggtcgtggtttttttaccttttgagccaggtgttttccacgtaaaagtctttgtgttctttattttatgtactctttattccgcaaacagtagtagttagaacacctagaagaaccaggttcttctagagcgataattgggtaccacacaaatcacccccccccccatctcttgtgtggtattgacgtttagaacatcacttctcttttctttttatttttaattaaaaatcctaatgattaaaaatcctaaattatctaaaattgaaattgaagtaattaactaattataaaattGTAAGAatcacttaattctaaattaaaagaggaaaatcaataaactaaaattaaaagacaaaaatgtaaaaatgaactatttttgtgattttttcatttttataaaaaaactagtttactaattaatctaaaaatataaaattaagtcctaaatgcaaatgcaatgtatctttgtatttttttcatgaattaaataaaattaaacatgcaaacaaaaaaatgcaaataattagaaaaactctacaataattcctaaaagaacaaataattaaaagaaagatcTAATTCTTTagaattctgtaggagtaattcatgtgaggcaaaaatcacgtgctcacaattagaagtaaatcaaaacccaaaaatgtgtagaagtacaattaagagcaaatacacaactccgcTTTAGATAGACACttgactccaatatctagctccctgtggaaatcgatcccgaccttaatcgggtaaaagttgtttcgacctctctcgctactcaatagtagtgcagggttgacCTCGATCACTTTCCCCATGTTTATTTATGTtgtttgatttgccgggatgttcggttttgagtttcagaaaTTTGaacgtagtcagaacagtgtgaagacgacctcggaatggaattccaatggttctgttagctccgttgggtgatttcgggtttaggaacGCGTTCGGATTGTgtcttggaggtccgtagctaatttaagcttgaaataccgaaagtcgaattttgaggtttccggttcgatagtgagggtttgatccgagggtcggaatggaatttcgaaagttggagtagctccgaaGTGTtgaattgtgtgcaaaattttaggttattcggacgaggtttgacagactttttgatcgaacgcatatttttagagttttggagttattaggcttgaatctgtggtcGATTCGTCGTTCCGaagttgttttaggtgttttaagggttggtataagtttggatagtagtattggacttgttggtgcctttggttgaggtcccgagggcctcgggatggtttcggaaggttttCGGAAGATTTGGGAGTTtttgagcagcttcagctgctggtcttctatcataaccgcaccttcggttgggtcccgcaggtgtGTAGCCACAGAAGCGGAATTTttcatcgcagaagcggaaataggGAGGAACAGCAGTCGCCACAGAAGCGGGAGAATTTTCGCAAAAGCGATACCGCATCTGCGAATAGGGAGTCGCAGGTGCGAAGACAGGCTGAGTTAGTgattgtcgcagatgcgaccgttggtccgcaaaagcgggaccgcaccaTGAACACAGAAGCGATTtagctgggcagaaacatataaatcctt
This sequence is a window from Nicotiana sylvestris chromosome 3, ASM39365v2, whole genome shotgun sequence. Protein-coding genes within it:
- the LOC138887872 gene encoding secreted RxLR effector protein 161-like codes for the protein MIGSLLYLTASRPDIVFSVGLCARFQANPKESHLAAVKRILRYLKGTTDLCLRYPKGSNFNLVVYVDADYTGFLVDRKSTSDYFKSATQGEESGSSEIEQVSSDSKVSPETISKAAVDLKKKM